In Gossypium arboreum isolate Shixiya-1 chromosome 5, ASM2569848v2, whole genome shotgun sequence, a single genomic region encodes these proteins:
- the LOC108489958 gene encoding protein NRT1/ PTR FAMILY 8.1-like, with protein MEPGGNPFEKSFIQPSMEKFVENIQQDDGKIESSTTLVGNGCVDFRGNIADKQTTGGWKASPFIIVNEVAERLAFFAVAVNMVAYLVFEMHQSLPAAATHVNDWIGAAYCLTLLGAFLADAYLGRFFTIIIFSCIYAVGMILLTLSASIDSLQPPQCTAKPCIKAAGNQSGFLFVALALIALGTGGIKPCVSSFGADQFDGADGKEAQKKYSFFNWFFFAINMGAILGITLLVYVEEKKGYGWGFGVPTVAIVCSILILAAGIPFYRYQKPMGSPFTRFLQVLVASIRNHFHGAQLKREAVLYEVDSMESDIFGARKLTRTNQYRFLDKAAMVMDPEANTKNRWRLCTVTQVEEFKSFIRILPVWASTIALSISFAQLSTFFISQATIMGRKLGPNFNIPAGSVPVFSAINALLLVPIYEIWMVPILCKHTGHRRGLTSLQRMGVGLFISIFAMASAALVEKKRRDHPDPSSLTVFWLLPQFFLIGTAEVFTYVGQLEFFYEEATDGTRSISSAMFLSEIGIGSWLSTAIVKIIERATGGEQTGWLRNDLNKSRLDNFYWVLTIVNAANFLKYLWVARRYKGKNGMGRSTARVENSVKMDAADEVMKDKGEFQSMVL; from the exons ATGGAACCTGGTGGTAACCCATTTGAGAAGTCCTTTATTCAGCCTTCTATGGAGAAATTTGTTGAGAATATACAGCAGGATGATGGGAAAATTGAATCATCAACTACATTGGTTGGCAATGGATGCGTGGATTTTAGGGGGAATATTGCAGATAAACAAACAACTGGAGGATGGAAGGCATCTCCATTTATCATAG TTAATGAGGTTGCGGAGAGATTGGCATTCTTTGCAGTAGCAGTGAACATGGTGGCTTATTTGGTTTTCGAAATGCACCAATCGCTTCCAGCTGCTGCAACTCATGTGAATGATTGGATCGGAGCTGCCTATTGTCTTACTCTACTTGGAGCATTTCTTGCCGATGCTTATTTGGGTCGATTCTTCACCATCATCATCTTTTCGTGCATATATGCAGTC GGAATGATTTTGCTGACGCTATCGGCTTCCATAGACAGCCTGCAACCACCACAATGCACGGCCAAACCATGCATTAAAGCAGCCGGCAACCAATCAGGTTTCCTCTTTGTTGCATTGGCTCTTATAGCCCTTGGAACCGGTGGTATCAAGCCATGCGTTTCATCCTTTGGCGCAGACCAGTTCGACGGAGCTGATGGAAAAGAAGCCCAAAAGAAATATTCATTCTTTAACTGGTTCTTCTTTGCCATAAACATGGGTGCCATTTTGGGGATCACGCTTCTGGTATATGTAGAAGAGAAGAAAGGTTATGGTTGGGGTTTTGGAGTCCCTACTGTGGCTATTGTTTGCTCCATTTTAATCCTAGCTGCCGGAATACCTTTTTATCGTTACCAAAAACCCATGGGAAGTCCTTTCACAAGGTTTCTCCAGGTTCTTGTGGCTTCTATTAGGAACCATTTTCATGGGGCTCAATTAAAACGTGAAGCTGTTTTATATGAAGTTGATTCGATGGAGtctgatatttttggtgctcgGAAACTCACTCGAACGAACCAGTATAG GTTCTTGGACAAGGCAGCAATGGTGATGGATCCTGAAGCTAATACTAAAAACCGATGGAGGCTTTGCACAGTGACTCAAGTAGAAGAATTCAAGTCCTTCATCAGAATCCTCCCTGTATGGGCATCTACAATAGCGCTTTCCATCTCATTTGCTCAACTCTCGACCTTCTTCATCAGCCAAGCCACCATTATGGGCCGAAAACTTGGTCCAAACTTCAACATTCCAGCAGGCTCGGTCCCTGTTTTCAGTGCCATCAACGCCCTCTTACTCGTCCCCATCTATGAAATATGGATGGTCCCGATCTTATGTAAACACACCGGTCATCGTCGTGGTCTTACATCTTTACAAAGAATGGGTGTCGGCCTATTCATATCTATCTTTGCAATGGCCTCGGCTGCTTTAGTCGAGAAGAAACGTCGAGACCACCCTGATCCATCGTCTTTGACAGTGTTCTGGCTGCTTCCGCAGTTCTTCTTAATTGGCACTGCCGAGGTTTTCACTTACGTGGGACAATTGGAGTTCTTTTATGAAGAGGCGACCGATGGGACGAGAAGCATAAGCAGTGCGATGTTTCTTAGTGAGATTGGAATTGGGAGTTGGTTGAGCACCGCCATTGTTAAAATCATTGAGCGTGCAACCGGTGGAGAACAAACAGGGTGGCTAAGAAATGATCTCAACAAAAGCAGGCTCGATAATTTCTACTGGGtattgacgatagtcaatgctgCTAATTTCTTGAAGTACTTGTGGGTTGCTCGACGATACAAGGGAAAGAATGGCATGGGACGGAGCACTGCTAGGGTCGAGAACTCAGTCAAGATGGATGCTGCTGATGAAGTGATGAAGGATAAAGGGGAGTTTCAAAGCATGGTGTTGTGA
- the LOC108452079 gene encoding dehydration-responsive element-binding protein 2D-like — protein sequence MCLSITVVLWVGLTMSASAMGGPGSGEKKQVKRRAQASSRKGCMRGKGGPENALCTYKGVRQRTWGKWVAEIREPNRGSRLWLGTFDTALEAAMTYDAAARKLYGSDAKLNLPHLCVNSRFPPPPNTQVAPRGNQPLNPTTSSSNSPIIIRVDEVTPVSNSESDMSQGNMVENNAKFGQNQEEIGGFWENMTMNLPVLDDSIWAEAVMSLDFPVMDDPSIFNTSLVDTTGWDALQTPWCM from the coding sequence ATGTGCTTATCAATAACTGTTGTTCTTTGGGTTGGGTTAACAATGTCAGCATCAGCCATGGGTGGCCCTGGGTCTGGAGAGAAAAAACAAGTGAAGAGACGTGCACAAGCGAGCTCGAGAAAAGGGTGCATGAGAGGGAAAGGAGGTCCAGAGAATGCTCTTTGCACTTACAAAGGTGTAAGACAAAGAACTTGGGGCAAATGGGTGGCTGAAATTCGTGAACCCAACCGTGGTTCTCGTCTTTGGCTAGGTACTTTCGACACCGCCCTTGAAGCTGCGATGACTTACGATGCTGCCGCACGTAAACTCTATGGTTCGGATGCCAAGCTCAACTTGCCACACTTGTGTGTCAACTCTCGGTTTCCACCTCCACCAAATACTCAGGTCGCCCCGAGAGGGAACCAACCTCTAAATCCGACTACCAGTTCATCGAACAGCCCGATTATTATCAGGGTCGATGAAGTAACACCAGTGAGCAATAGCGAATCAGATATGTCTCAAGGGAACATGGTGGAGAACAATGCCAAATTTGGACAAAACCAAGAAGAAATTGGTGGGTTTTGGGAGAATATGACGATGAACTTGCCTGTTTTAGATGACTCCATTTGGGCAGAAGCTGTTATGTCATTAGATTTTCCAGTGATGGATGATCCAAGCATTTTCAATACCAGTCTTGTCGATACAACAGGATGGGATGCCTTGCAAACCCCGTGGTGCATGTAA
- the LOC108489959 gene encoding transcription initiation factor IIF subunit beta-like yields the protein MDEDHNNGGFLDMGKADRSVWLMKCPVVVAKSWKSQLASSSSSSDSQPLAKVVFSLDPLKPDDPSLHQFTMEVAGSETERIPKSYSLNMFKDFVPMCVFSESSQGSVAMEGKVEHKFDMKPHEENIEEYGRLCRERTNKSMIKNRQIQVIDNDRGVHMRPMPGMVGLISSNPKDKKKTMPVKQSDVKRTRRDRGELEDIMFKLFERQPNWTLKQLVQETDQPAQFLKEILNELCVYNKRGANQGTYELKPEYKKSAEDTAAE from the exons ATGGATGAAGATCACAACAACGGCGGCTTTTTGGATATGGGAAAAGCTGATAGATCGGTTTGGTTGATGAAGTGCCCCGTGGTGGTCGCCAAGTCATGGAAGAGCCAActagcttcttcttcttcttcttctgatTCTCAGCCTCTCGCCAAGGTTGTCTTCTCCCTCGACCCTCTCAAACCCGACGACCCTTCTTTACACCAG TTTACTATGGAGGTGGCTGGATCAGAGACCGAAAGAATACCCAAAAGCTACTCTTTGAACATGTTCAAAGACTTTGTTCCTATGTGTGTCTTCTCTGAATCAAGTCAAG GTTCGGTTGCAATGGAAGGAAAAGTTGAGCATAAATTCGACATGAAACCGCATGAGGAAAACATCGAGGAATATGGGAGATTGTGTCGAGAAAGGACAAATAAGTCCATGATCAAGAACAGGCAAATACAG GTTATAGATAATGACCGTGGAGTTCATATGAGGCCAATGCCTGGAATGGTTGGCTTGATTTCATCCAACCCCAAG GATAAGAAGAAAACAATGCCAGTTAAACAATCAGACGTGAAAAGAACCCGAAGGGATCGTGGGGAACTGGAAGATATAATGTTCAAGCTGTTTGAGAGACAACCAAATTGGACTTTGAAGCAACTTGTCCAAGAGACTGATCAGCCTGCT CAATTCCTTAAAGAGATACTGAACGAGCTCTGCGTGTACAATAAGAGAGGCGCCAATCAAGGAACCTACGAGCTTAAGCCAGAGTATAAAAAATCTGCAGAGGACACTGCAGCTGAATAG
- the LOC108449970 gene encoding probable GTP-binding protein OBGC2 isoform X1, which produces MATLVSLPSAYLTPRLTIDKLFFGPLLPISTSTKHNWDLNKSGKSRFCTIKSRLTTRTKESPSTNPDTLLKEPHKYFDQVIITIRSGDGGHGAILTMPSQQRATKSQGKHDNKEKSKKKLSYKRDFDGSLILPVGGHGGDVVIYADEGKDTLLELHKKSRHNAKRGGNVAAMGVLTSQLRDGLAAPNLRIPVPVGTVVKRKRGKLLADLKQPGDEVLVARGGQGGISLIEMPEYRRKKLMSLTTNVMRDESDKVLVLGQPGEEVSLELILRVVADVGLIGLPNAGKSTLLAAITLAKPDIADYPFTTLMPNLGRLDGDPDLGPGQYSSEATLADLPGLIEGAHLGKGLGRNFLRHLRRTRLLVHVVDASGDDPLNDYITVREELRMYNPNYLERPYVVVLNKIDLPKARDKLPHLTEEILKIGSDIVHSELGMSSRDEVQSLPTEGGEATTLSSAISVEDKMDKGIEDYPRPAAIVGVSVLKGIRVNDMLKEIRAALRKCRDSNDALELSARSRE; this is translated from the exons ATGGCGACTCTGGTTTCGCTGCCTTCCGCCTATCTCACCCCGCGCCTTACTATCGACAAACTCTTCTTTGGTCCTCTCCTCCCCATTTCCACAAGCACAAA GCATAATTGGGACTTAAACAAATCTGGGAAATCGAGGTTTTGTACGATAAAGTCCAGACTCACAACAAGAACCAAAGAGTCTCCTTCCACAAACCCCGATACATTACTAAAAGAACCTCACAAGTATTTTGATCAAGTAATCATCACCATCCGTTCGGGTGATGGCGGCCATGGTGCCATCCTTACCATGCCTAGCCAACAACGAGCTACGAAGTCGCAAGGAAAACATGATAATAAAGAGAAGTCAAAGAAGAAACTTTCGTATAAAAGGGATTTTGATGGGTCACTTATCCTTCCAGTGGGTGGCCATGGTGGAGACGTAGTAATTTATGCTGATGAAGGGAAAGATACTTTATTGGAACTTCATAAGAAGAGTCGACATAATGCAAAGCGTGGCGGAAATGTCGCTGCTATGGGTGTTTTAACTTCTCAGCTGCGTGATGGCCTTGCTGCCCCAAATTTGCGTATCCCTGTTCCTGTTG GCACTGTTGTGAAACGCAAACGTGGGAAGTTATTGGCTGACCTAAAGCAGCCTGGTGATGAAGTACTTGTTGCTAGGGGTGGTCAAGGAGGG ATTAGCTTGATAGAAATGCCTGAATACAGAAGGAAAAAGTTGATGTCTTTAACCACAAACGTAATGAGAGATGAAAGTGATAAG GTTTTAGTTCTTGGTCAGCCTGGAGAGGAGGTTAGTTTGGAGTTGATTCTTCGAGTTGTTGCTGATGTTGGGTTAATT GGGCTTCCAAATGCAGGCAAGTCAACGCTTCTAGCTGCCATTACACTTGCAAAACCAGATATTGCTGACTATCCTTTCACGACATTGATGCCAAACCTTGGGCGGCTTGATGGTGACCCTGATTTAGGGCCAGGTCAATATTCATCTGAAGCAACATTGGCAGATTTGCCTGGTCTTATAGAAGGTGCTCATCTGGGCAAG GGCCTAGGTCGCAATTTCTTGAGGCATTTGAGGAGGACACGTTTGTTGGTCCATGTTGTTGATGCATCAGGTGATGACCCTTTAAATGACTACATAACTGTCAGAGAG GAACTGCGGATGTACAATCCAAATTACCTAGAACGACCATATGTTGTAGTACTGAACAAGATTGACCTTCCCAAG GCGAGGGATAAGCTTCCGCATTTAACTGAAGAAATCTTAAAGATTGGAAGTGATATAGTACATTCTGAATTGGGAATGAGTTCTAGAGATGAAGTGCAATCATTGCCCACTGAAGGTGGCGAAGCGACTACATTGTCTTCAGCGATTTCTGTTGAAGATAAAATGGATAAAGGAATTGAGGACTATCCGCGGCCCGCTGCCATTGTTGGTGTTAGTGTTTT GAAAGGCATCAGAGTAAACGACATGTTGAAGGAGATAAGGGCTGCCTTAAGGAAGTGTAGAGATTCGAACGATGCATTGGAGTTAAGTGCGAGGTCAAGGGAGTAA
- the LOC108449970 gene encoding probable GTP-binding protein OBGC2 isoform X2 has product MIPVTNIEFRRHNWDLNKSGKSRFCTIKSRLTTRTKESPSTNPDTLLKEPHKYFDQVIITIRSGDGGHGAILTMPSQQRATKSQGKHDNKEKSKKKLSYKRDFDGSLILPVGGHGGDVVIYADEGKDTLLELHKKSRHNAKRGGNVAAMGVLTSQLRDGLAAPNLRIPVPVGTVVKRKRGKLLADLKQPGDEVLVARGGQGGISLIEMPEYRRKKLMSLTTNVMRDESDKVLVLGQPGEEVSLELILRVVADVGLIGLPNAGKSTLLAAITLAKPDIADYPFTTLMPNLGRLDGDPDLGPGQYSSEATLADLPGLIEGAHLGKGLGRNFLRHLRRTRLLVHVVDASGDDPLNDYITVREELRMYNPNYLERPYVVVLNKIDLPKARDKLPHLTEEILKIGSDIVHSELGMSSRDEVQSLPTEGGEATTLSSAISVEDKMDKGIEDYPRPAAIVGVSVLKGIRVNDMLKEIRAALRKCRDSNDALELSARSRE; this is encoded by the exons ATGATACCCGTTACAAATATCGAATTTCGAAG GCATAATTGGGACTTAAACAAATCTGGGAAATCGAGGTTTTGTACGATAAAGTCCAGACTCACAACAAGAACCAAAGAGTCTCCTTCCACAAACCCCGATACATTACTAAAAGAACCTCACAAGTATTTTGATCAAGTAATCATCACCATCCGTTCGGGTGATGGCGGCCATGGTGCCATCCTTACCATGCCTAGCCAACAACGAGCTACGAAGTCGCAAGGAAAACATGATAATAAAGAGAAGTCAAAGAAGAAACTTTCGTATAAAAGGGATTTTGATGGGTCACTTATCCTTCCAGTGGGTGGCCATGGTGGAGACGTAGTAATTTATGCTGATGAAGGGAAAGATACTTTATTGGAACTTCATAAGAAGAGTCGACATAATGCAAAGCGTGGCGGAAATGTCGCTGCTATGGGTGTTTTAACTTCTCAGCTGCGTGATGGCCTTGCTGCCCCAAATTTGCGTATCCCTGTTCCTGTTG GCACTGTTGTGAAACGCAAACGTGGGAAGTTATTGGCTGACCTAAAGCAGCCTGGTGATGAAGTACTTGTTGCTAGGGGTGGTCAAGGAGGG ATTAGCTTGATAGAAATGCCTGAATACAGAAGGAAAAAGTTGATGTCTTTAACCACAAACGTAATGAGAGATGAAAGTGATAAG GTTTTAGTTCTTGGTCAGCCTGGAGAGGAGGTTAGTTTGGAGTTGATTCTTCGAGTTGTTGCTGATGTTGGGTTAATT GGGCTTCCAAATGCAGGCAAGTCAACGCTTCTAGCTGCCATTACACTTGCAAAACCAGATATTGCTGACTATCCTTTCACGACATTGATGCCAAACCTTGGGCGGCTTGATGGTGACCCTGATTTAGGGCCAGGTCAATATTCATCTGAAGCAACATTGGCAGATTTGCCTGGTCTTATAGAAGGTGCTCATCTGGGCAAG GGCCTAGGTCGCAATTTCTTGAGGCATTTGAGGAGGACACGTTTGTTGGTCCATGTTGTTGATGCATCAGGTGATGACCCTTTAAATGACTACATAACTGTCAGAGAG GAACTGCGGATGTACAATCCAAATTACCTAGAACGACCATATGTTGTAGTACTGAACAAGATTGACCTTCCCAAG GCGAGGGATAAGCTTCCGCATTTAACTGAAGAAATCTTAAAGATTGGAAGTGATATAGTACATTCTGAATTGGGAATGAGTTCTAGAGATGAAGTGCAATCATTGCCCACTGAAGGTGGCGAAGCGACTACATTGTCTTCAGCGATTTCTGTTGAAGATAAAATGGATAAAGGAATTGAGGACTATCCGCGGCCCGCTGCCATTGTTGGTGTTAGTGTTTT GAAAGGCATCAGAGTAAACGACATGTTGAAGGAGATAAGGGCTGCCTTAAGGAAGTGTAGAGATTCGAACGATGCATTGGAGTTAAGTGCGAGGTCAAGGGAGTAA